The nucleotide window CCAGGATGAAGATGGCGCGCACGAAGCCCGTGCCGTGGCGCAGCGCCATGTAGGTGCCCAGCATGCTGCCGGCCACGTTGGCAGCAGCCAGCGGCAGGGTGAAGTGCCACCAGATGTGCCCCTTGGCGGCGAACAGGATCAGCGCCGACAGGTTGGTCGCCAGGTTCAGCAGCTTGGCCGAGACCGAGGCGTTGAGGAAGTCGTAGCCCAGCAGGCGCACGAAGGCGAAGACGAAGAAGCTGCCGGTGCCGGGGCCGAAGAAGCCGTCGTAGAAGCCGATGACCGCGCCAATCGCGCAGGCCGCCAGCGCCTCGGCGCGGCCGCTCCAGCGCGGCTGGTGGTGCAGGCCCAGGTCCTTCTTGAGCAGCGTGTAGGCCAGCACGGCCACCATGACC belongs to Acidovorax sp. YS12 and includes:
- a CDS encoding TSUP family transporter, whose translation is MEWMLVSLASLLAGFVDAIVGGGGLILLPALFATFASAPPATLLGTNKSASVWGTAMATWQFSRRVRIPWRTMLPAAGAGFAGAFLGAWAVTLASPDFLRKLLPLVMVAVLAYTLLKKDLGLHHQPRWSGRAEALAACAIGAVIGFYDGFFGPGTGSFFVFAFVRLLGYDFLNASVSAKLLNLATNLSALILFAAKGHIWWHFTLPLAAANVAGSMLGTYMALRHGTGFVRAIFILVVSVLILKTGYDAFLK